One Pyrus communis chromosome 4, drPyrComm1.1, whole genome shotgun sequence genomic region harbors:
- the LOC137732487 gene encoding transcription factor MYB16-like, giving the protein MGRSPCCEKVGLKKGPWTPEEDQKLLTYIEEHGHGSWRALPAKAGLQRCGKSCRLRWTNYLRPDIKRGKFSLQEEQTIIQLHALLGNRWSAIATHLPKRTDNEIKNYWNTHLKKRLTKMGIDPMTHKPKHHEGLSSGSSLARDTANISHMAQWESARLEAEARLGKESKLGITNANPLQHHLMISSSPNPAHHVVHVSKAPPALPCLDVLKAWQGAWSLTTKSTIRDNVNSMVFSGGSMTAVDDLESPTSTLNFPHVNNAFNPPPMQNINNIVPCESGLLQDNDNVTYGCTDVSAAWFADNYRSGSIDEEENVIVPTGLSSMIIEDFTDVLVYNSEDHQQNASLGGHISENGVGGNGSCGGDAFEENRSYWNSLLNLVDTSPSGSPVF; this is encoded by the exons ATGGGGAGGTCTCCATGCTGCGAAAAGGTGGGTTTGAAAAAGGGACCGTGGACTCCAGAAGAAGACCAAAAGCTCTTGACTTACATCGAAGAGCATGGCCATGGAAGCTGGCGAGCTTTGCCAGCAAAAGCAG GGCTCCAAAGATGTGGGAAAAGCTGTCGACTGAGGTGGACTAATTACCTGAGGCCCGATATCAAAAGAGGAAAGTTCAGTTTGCAAGAAGAGCAGACCATCATTCAGCTCCATGCTCTTCTCGGAAATAG GTGGTCAGCTATAGCAACCCATCTGCCGAAGAGGACAGACAACGAGATCAAAAACTACTGGAACACACATCTCAAGAAGAGACTAACCAAGATGGGCATCGACCCGATGACTCACAAGCCGAAGCACCACGAGGGTCTCAGCTCTGGCAGCAGCCTTGCGAGGGACACTGCCAACATAAGCCACATGGCTCAGTGGGAGAGCGCCAGGCTCGAAGCCGAGGCCAGACTGGGCAAGGAATCCAAGCTTGGCATCACCAACGCAAACCCTCTCCAACACCACCTCATGATCAGCAGCTCCCCCAACCCTGCTCACCATGTAGTACACGTCAGCAAGGCCCCGCCGGCGCTTCCGTGTCTGGATGTGCTGAAAGCATGGCAAGGGGCATGGTCGTTGACTACAAAGTCAACAATTAGAGACAACGTTAACAGTATGGTGTTTTCAGGTGGTTCTATGACGGCCGTGGACGACCTTGAATCTCCGACGTCCACGTTGAACTTCCCGCACGTTAATAACGCGTTTAATCCTCCTCCCATGCAAAACATAAACAATATTGTTCCATGCGAGTCCGGGTTGTTGCAGGACAATGATAATGTTACCTATGGCTGTACGGATGTTAGTGCTGCATGGTTTGCGGACAATTATAGGTCAGGTAGTATTGATGAGGAGGAGAATGTGATTGTGCCAACTGGGCTTTCAAGTATGATCATAGAGGATTTCACGGATGTTTTGGTTTACAACTCAGAGGATCATCAGCAGAACGCATCTCTGGGAGGACATATCTCCGAAAATGGCGTCGGCGGCAATGGAAGCTGCGGCGGTGACGCGTTTGAAGAGAACAGGAGTTACTGGAACAGTTTACTCAATTTGGTTGATACTTCACCGTCTGGATCGCCTGTGTTTTGA